Proteins co-encoded in one Cinclus cinclus chromosome Z, bCinCin1.1, whole genome shotgun sequence genomic window:
- the LOC134056893 gene encoding serine/threonine-protein kinase PAK 3-like, whose translation MGTREGAAVAEDTHPLRWAGTKTLSSHSCRPVAIKKINLHQLRKRELKVDELRVIKKNRNPNLVKYLDCYLVDKQFWLVMEYMDGGTLSNVISWTFLSEDEMAAVSQQCLQGLDFLLKMCVIHQNVKSRNILLRSDGSVFSRTFINSTFSDYFGLLAQLSPEQRRQDSVTSTSGWMAPEVLTGQQYGPKLDIWSFGIVGIEMVEGEVPYWNETAVWTDEARRWTAKELLQVKLSVGGISRAYFLPGATACEEEDGGGETDNHLWTISSTNQSTILE comes from the exons atgggcaccagggaaggagcagcagtcgCAGAGGACACGCACCCGCTGCGCTGGGCAGGAACCAAAACGCTCTCGAGTCACAGCTGCAGGCCT gtggccataaagaaaattaatctccacCAACTGAGGAAGAGGGAACTAAAAGTTGATGAACTTAGGGTCATCAAGAAGAATAGGAATCCCAACCTGGTCAAATATTTAGACTG ctaccttgtggataagcaattctggctggtgatggagtacatggatggaggcactctgagCAATGTCATCAGCTGGACCTTCCtgtctgaagatgagatggcagctgtcagtcagcag tgcctgcaaggcctggattttcttctcaaaatgtGTGTGATCCatcaaaatgtgaagagccgcaacatccttctcagaagcgatggctctgtc ttctccaggacattcatcaacagcacattctcAGA ctaTTTTGGCCTcttagctcagctcagccctgagcagagaagacaggacTCCGTGACCAGCACTTCTGGgtggatggcacctgaagtcCTGACAGGTCAACAATATGGCCCTAAACTGGATatatggtcttttggaattgtgggcattgaaatggtggaagGAGAAGTTCCCTACTGGAATGAAACTGCTGTGTGG acagatgaGGCTCGGCGCTGGACTgccaaggagctcctgcaggtaaaat TATCTGTTGGTGGCATCAGTCGAGCCTACTTTCTGCCTGGTGCCACTGCTTGtgaagaagaggatggtggaggGGAGACAGATAATCATCTGTGGACCATTTCCTCCACCAACCAGTCTACGATTTTAGAATAG